One Bos taurus isolate L1 Dominette 01449 registration number 42190680 breed Hereford chromosome 4, ARS-UCD2.0, whole genome shotgun sequence genomic window, ACAGAAGGAGTTGGTTGGGGAGAAGGTTACTTAAAGTTAAGATTGTGAAGGAGTGGTGCGAGATCTGTCTAGAACTGGGACCAGTGCAGTAGCCACTAGCAACATGTGACTCATCCAAACTGGGATGCACTTATGGTAAAGTTCATACTGAATTCCCGAGACTTAGTGCCAAAGACAGTGACGTATTTTATCGATAATTTAAAGATACtgattatatattaaaatgataatattttggatatattgagttcagttcagttcagtcactcagttgtgtccaactctttgccaccccatggactgcagcatgccaagcctccctgtccatcaccaactcccagagcttgctcaaactcatatccattgagtcagtgatgccatccaaccatctcatcctctgtcatccccttctcctcctgccttcaacctttcccagcatcagggtctttaccaaagagtcggctcttcgcatcagatgaccagagtattagagtttcagcttcagcatcagtccttccagtgaatatttaggactgatttcctttagaatggactggttggatctccttgcaatccaagggactctcaagagtcttctccaacaccacagttcaaaagcatcaattcttcgcactcagctttttttatagtccaactttttttacagtccaactctcacatctatacatgacttaAACTATTCTATTAAAATTCAtagtttctttttcagtttctttcaaaatTACATATGGggctccctggtaaagaatctacctacaatgcaggagacccagtttcaatccctgggtcgagaagatcccctggagagggcatggcaacccactccagtattctggcctggagaattccatggatagaggagcctggcgggctacagtccatggggtggcaaagagtcggacacaactgagtgcctttcacttcacATGGGGCTCACACCATATTTCTACTGGTCATCGTTTGTTGAGGTATCACCAGATTTCAGTGATGATTTCATGTCCTAAATAGCCCTCTATCTATCCACCTTGTCCATCTCCACAAACCTGCCCATTGCACCTGGAGCTCTACCGTAGCCTCCGAACTGGCCTGTCCACATCTGCACTGGGCCTTCCTGTTATTTTCCACATTGTCCCAAGATATCCAGCCTTGGGAGGTTTTCAAAGCTCTCAAACCTTTTCATGCCATTTCTTTTCAACCTGAAACTCTGCAGCAGCGCCTCACTCTTCTCAGAACAAAGACAAAATCCTTCAGCATGACCCGTTTCTCTGCACAGCCAGCCACCCCTCCGGCTCTCTGGCAGCGCATGCTTGTACCTCATTCTCAGACACCCAGGTCACACTTGCCTCCCTCCATGTAAGCACGGGGCAGGTTGTGCTCACAGCCATCACAGGGTTCTCAAgtgctgccccctccccctctgtctGGTCAGCTCTTCCTTATCTTGCAGATCTCAGCTTGGACATCCCTTCCTTGAGCTCCCCAACCATGACACATCTCCCAGTTATGTGCTCTATCACTTATATCATCTATCTTTCCCCTGAGGGCCTTGGCAGTTTTACATTTTGCTGTGATTATTTGGTTAACATCTCTCCTGGTCAGCTCCCCAAGGGCATGGACCCTTCATGAGAGATTACGATTGTATTCTGGTTTTGCTCAGTATTCTATCTCCAGCACCTAACAAAGTGTCCCACACATAGTAGatcctcaataaatacttgttgagtgAACAAGTGAATGATCCAAGATGTTCTAAAAAGcctttaaagaaagtgaagtcgctcagttgtgtccgactctttgtgacaccatggactgtagtctacgaggctcctctgtccatgggattttccaggcaacggtactggagtggggtgccatttccttttccaaaaaagCCTTTAAACTTTACCAAATGCAGGGTCTCCCTTGATCTAATATGAGATTTCAATGGTTCTGGAAATCTGTTTCAGTCAAAAAATGTATATGAGGTCCAGGCTTGGTGGTAGGCAATCTGCCAGACCTCCTAAACTGCCTGGACTGAGTAGGTTTCTCCGTGGCATGAATGTCTTCTGGAAGCATCTCACACTTGGGCGACAAAGGCCTGTCTCCAGCTTTCTCAAGCATGTTGGGAAGCTTTGGTAGGAAGCCATCTGCTGCTCTAGGTGGAtctccttccctttttttttctgaaactgagGGTCCATTTGGCACACTCACCACATGTCTGGATGACAAGGGCAGTAATAATTAAAAGGGTGGCAAGGTGCCCGAGGAAGCTCTTGCAAGCTCTAAGGGTTGGCTCAAGGGCACTCACTTCCCGCGTCAGGCCGGCCTGGTGGGTTTCTTTACATTAGGACCACCGTATTAAAGGGAGTGCGGCCAGGTGGCAGAGCCACTGGAGAAAGCTAAGGACTTCTCATCTCAAGCAGCAAGGTTGTCTGTCTATATTTAACCTTCCCACTTGCTGACATGTTTATTTCCTGTAGTGACTTCGTCGGCTATTTTCAGTGATAAACAATCGAGCTTCTCACCCTGGCTCTCTCTGAATGTTGGCTCTCCCTGGGTTCTCGGTGCCAGCAACCTGCCTGTGCTGCTGTGGGTGCCCTGGgtctcttttcctgtctgccCTTCCCAGCTCCCTCAGCTGCTGACTCTTCGCCATCTGACCATCTGCTTTGCTCTGCCCCCCACAACCACCACATATTTCTGGCTGGCTGATGCTTGCAGAGTCTCTGGGTGCCCATCTGGCTCAGACCTGGGGATGTATGGAGACTTCCATGCCTCCTCTGACCTCTGTTTCCTAAACACCCTATGCAGGCTTGGCTCCCCTGGTCCTGGAATCCTCCCTGCTGCTCAGATAATAATAACAGGTgggataataataacaatgaggTTTAAACAGTGAGGTGGCCACTCAGCTATTACAATTGGTGTAGCCATGTGAAGCTGGCCCAAATGGGTGGATGAAAACTTTGTAATCTAATCTTAACACTTGATTATGCTAAAATATCTACTTAAGTGTTTCTACTCTAAATGAAGAATGCCTTGAAGGTAGGGACTGGGcttatttatctttatatccTGTGTCCTGTAATAAAGATGTTATTGGTAAATGTTGGTTGAACTGAAGTTGGGGAATAGAAGAGAAAAGTGCACAGAGGCTGATGTTCTGATGTccggaagaaaggaggaaaagcgGGGTATTTGTGGTTTTAAGTTCATCCCTTCCATGGCGGAAGGTGGGGGTAGGGTAGGGGATGTGGGGTGAGGGTGCCCCTGGGCACAGCAGGAAGCTGCTCTTCCTTGGCTTTGCCACAAAGATCCTGGGTGTTTCTGGGGGCTTCACCCTCCCCCATCCTCCCACCCTACTACCCTCCATCATGCCTGAAGCCCCACGGATGACGGATTCTTTTGTCCTGACAAGCAAATGCAAGTGGGACCAAAAGAGGAGTAAGTTTGGGAGGAAGTGGGAAAGCTGCTGACCACAGTACCCAGTATTCAGTGGGAGGAAACACTGTGACATAAGCAAAAAGGGATGATGGCTctgtcatttctcttctttcttttccttttttaaaatggaaagtaaTACTTGTTCATGGAGAAAAGGACAGTCATCAAaaccttctgttgttgtttagtcactcagttgtgtccaacttttttgaccccgtggactgtagcccaccagctcctctgtctatgggattctccaggcaagaatgctggagtgggttgccattcccttttccaggggatcttcccaacccagggatcaaacccaagtctcctgcttggcaggggcttccctgatggctcatatggtaaagaatctgcctgcaatgcgggagacctgggtttgatccctgggttgggaagatcccctggaaaagggaatggcaacccattccagtatcttgcctggagaatcccatggatggaagagccttgcgtgctacagtccgtggggttgcaaagagttggacatggctgaataactaatactttcactttcacctgggaagcccaaaacctTCTGCCTTCTTCCACTTCTATATCCTAACACCAACTAATGTTAACAACTCTTTGAGAAGGAGCTAGAAATGTTCTattatacatttgtatatatatttgtatgatatataattatatattgtataatatactattatataaatatatcatacaaatatatatgtatatatggctggaagaagcacaagctggaatcaagattgctgggagaaatatcaataacctcagatatgcagatgataccacccttatggcagaaagtgaagaggaactcaaaagcctcttgatgaaagtgaaagaggagagtgaaaaagttggcttaaagttcaacattcagaaaactaagatcatgacatctggtcccatcacttcatgggaaatagatgggggaacagtgtcagactttatttttgggggctccaaaatcactgcagatggtgactgcagccatgaaattaaaagacgcttactccttggaaggaaagttatgaccaacctagatagcatattcaaaagcagagacattcctttgccaacaaaggtccgtctagtcaaggctatggtttttccagtggtcatgtatggatgtgagagttggactgtgaagaaggctgagtgctgaagaattgatgcttttgaactgtggtgttggagaagacccttgagagtcccttggactgcaaggagatccagccagtccattctgaaggagatcagccctgggatttctttagaaggaatgatgctaaagctgaaactccagtactttggccacctgatgtgaagagttgactcattggaaaagactgtgatgctgggagggattggaggcaggaggagaaggggacgacagaggatgagatggctggatagcatcactgacttgatggacgtgagtttgagtgaacttcaggagttggtgatggacagggaggcatggtgtgctgcaattcatggggtcgaaaagagtcggacacgaccgagagactgaactgaactgaactgataatatatatcatacaaatatatacatatctcaCATATACATAACGTGTGTATAAACACATGCACATGACGGATTGACAGACAGATACAATTTcatgggagaagaaaatggtggCTCAGGGAACTGAAGTGGAGGATGGAGTTGGAGGATGACCTGAAGAGGTTGTCCATGTACCAGGCTGGGGCTCCCCAGGGAGCAAGTGATGTACCGCAAGGGTGTAAGCAGGGTGCAGGGTGTATTCAAATAATTATATACTGGCATTGCAAAAAATTTTTTGCAGTTTAGGAGGTGGGAAATCTAACATCCAGCTGACCTCAGTCTCCTTACCTGAAAAATGGGACAGTAAGGTACATTCCTCACAGGTTTATTGTGAAGATTACGTGGGGTTACAGGTATTGTGCCCAGCACCCCTCCTAAACTTTATCTCAGTAtgtgctgttgctgttgttacgGTGGTTGCTGTTCTTGCAGGCCTAGCACAATGCTCGGCACATGCTTGATTCTCTGTCCATCTGTAGTAAGAACCTTGTGATTGCATTCCTCTTTTCATTtaggaatttctttttctttttccattgtccttattcctttttttttttttttctttactgcttatagaaagtgaagtgaagtccctcagtcgtgtctgacactttgcgaccccatggactttggcccaccaggttcctctgtccatgggattctccaggcaagaacactggagtgggttgttcttACTTTATGTTGTGAGACCTTGAAGAAAACTTTCTGGCACCTGATGGATATACATCCTTGGAGGTATGTGGAGATATTTAAATAGTAAAGGTGCCTGCCCATTTTCTTACTTCCTCTCTCTTGCCTGGCTCCAAGCTGTTGGAAATGATTAGGTGGGAATATCTACTTACTTGCCAaaggaaggactgttgttgaagctgaagctccaatactttggccatttgatgtgaagacctgactctggaaaagactctgatgctgggaaagattgaaagcaggaggaggagggggtgtcAGAGGAAgatatggttggatagcatcactgactcaatggcatgaattggagcaaactctgggagacagtgaaggacaggggagcctggcaccttgcagtccatggggttgcaaagagttggacacaacttatgactggacaacaacaacatctACTTACTCACTACACTGTTACACATGCTACCAGAGGAGATCAATTAGAATTGCTTACTTAAGAAAAATACCTGAAACTCATTAGTGCTGCTCCTACTCATtgtgtacattttatttatttaggttgtgtacattttaaaagcattgaCCTTGCGGCTCCATTTGAGACATCCTGACCTGGTGACTCTGTCCTTCTGAGATACTCTGTTTACTCCTTGTATTTAGAATGCCTGGCTTAAAACTCTTAGCTTTAATATTCTGCATCCCGAATGCTCTTAGTTGTCAGTAAAACTGAGCCTGCCTACGCACTCTTCTATTTTTGATTTATAAATAGGTTCAGCTGCCTAACAATTAAATAGACTATATTTTGCAACATGCACATTCCTTAAGGAGATAGAGGGCAGATGGCTTTTATGATGCTATCTGGAAACCATCCTCCTAACTTTCCTAAGTGTGTATGTTTTGAAGGATTGGCAAGGAGACTTTTGCTCTCACAGGAAGTCTAGTATCCAATTTCTAGCAAATCTTCACAGGGACAGGCCAGGACCAGCTTATGCTGATCAGAGAAGGTCTGCACTACTTCTCTGCAGCACAGAGGTCATGGCTAAACAtggttgttggagaaggcaatggcaccccactccagtactcttgcctggaaaatcccatagatggaggagcctggtaggctgcagtccatggggtcgctaagagtcggacatgactgagtgacttcacactttcatgcattggagaaggaaatggcaacccactccagtgttcttgcctggagaatcccagggacgggggagcctggtgggctgccgtctatggggtcgcacagagtcgaacacgactgaagtgacttagcagcagcagcagcaacacatgcTTGTGGCTGTGAGGAATACCAGTGACAAAGGCAGTAAGACACCAGAGAAAAGAAAGCTCAGTGGGATCTGAGGAGACAGAGATGTAGTCCTTAGGTAGAATCAAATATTTGATAAGATTGAAGGAAGGTGAAGGCATGCACATACCAAGGCCCATAAGAGATGTACCTGGCAAACTGGGAGGGGACCCATGGGGGAAATGGCATTAAGGTAACCTGTCAGAACCGGGACTTGAATAACAATACTGGGTATGATACAGCACTTTCagatatgatatttatttttccatataatgggcttccccagtggctcagacaatcaagaatctgcctgcaatgcaggagaccccggtttgatccctgggtcaggtagatcccctggagaagggaatggcaacccactccagtatccttgcctggagaattccatggacagaggagactggcggccCACAATCCATAGGTctcagttggacatgacagagcaactgacaccttcactttcacttccgtATAATAatgcatgctgtgctgtgctaagttgcttcagtggtgtaaTGCAATGAGTGGTGGGATTAAGtatcatcacttttttttttcccgtgGAGAAAATTatgtgaagagaaggaaaagacttgTCCCTTAGTTGGGGCCCTCCAGCTGGGTCTCGGGCCCCATGGCCTCATTCTGCTCTCCTGTATCCAGGGTTACCCCACGTGGATATAGTGGGTAAGAAATAAGATCAGACATCAGAGCCCTCAAAGAGACCCAGTTCTAGTCTATCTCTTGCTGTCTACTGGGCATGACCCTGGGCCGAAGTCTTAAGTTCCCAGCCTGTTTTCTCCAGTAAATGTAAGGGGTGGGTCTGGACAATCTCTAGAGTGTAGCCCAGAGGCTGGCTGACAGTAGGGTGTAGCCAATTCGGAGGGCCAGGGACTGTAAATACTGAGGAGCGTGTGCAAACGGGGACTGCCTTAGATGGCAGTAAAGGCTGGGAACAGAGTCCAGGGTGAGGCACTGGACTTGCAAGCCAAAGCGCCTCGCGAATCGCGTTTGCAGGTAGTGAGTGTGGTAAAATTCAGTTGGCGATTTGGTTAAGTTTCCACgttcagttgaaaaaaaaaagaaggaacccAGGTCTGTCCCTTTCCTAGGACCTGGGGCACAAGAAGGCTGAGAAATCCCGTCGGACCAATGGGGGGCTCCACCGAGCGTATTCTGCGAATCCCCTGAGGGCCGCCCCAACCTCGCGCAGCTTCCTAGAGGGTCAGTCCTGGTGGGCGCTGAAGAACCGGCGAAGAGGAGTTGCCCGCGTCCACGTCCGTCCTCCCAGCACCAAGTGTGCGGGGGCCGCCCGGGCATCCGCCCCGCTCCCCCTACCTCCACGGCCCTGCCTCGCCCCCCTGGACTCCGATCCGCTGGCGGGGGCGCGGGTGATGCGAATTCCTAGAAGCCTGAAGTAGCTGCCCGGGATGTGAAGTTAGGATGCCCCAAAGGATCGCTGAGGTGCGCACtcacccgccccctcccccccctcCCCAGGTCACAGAGGGCctggggtctggggtggggggtggacgAAGGCAGGGAAAACGCCTCTCCCCGTCCACCTAGAAGGCCAGtcccatcccagtcctgccagtCTGGGCTGAGCCGGAGGGGATTTGGAGCGCAGGGCTGGCGGCTGGGTGGGAAGGCGGAGGAACAGCTGGAGGTGGCAGGTAACGGCAGGCCGGGCGAGGAGGGGGCCGGGCCGGGGCGGAGGCACCTCCGGGCCGCTTGGGCACCTCTGGGGCAGCCGCCCGACCTCCGCCGGCTTAGCCCGGAGTAGGGACGGTGAGTCAGATCTCCGGCACCCGCGGGTCGGGCGGGGAAGGAGGGCAAGTCAGGAAATGACATCAGAGGCCTGtgtttggggagggggtggtctgTGCCCGGCCGGGGCGACGGGGGCGGTGGTGCCCGCCTGGAGGGGAGGtggccggggcggggggtgggagcGGGGGCGGGAGGACCTAGGCGAAGCCCGCGGCTCGGGGGCCGGAGCAGGGCCCCTTCCTGGGGGAGTTTCCCGCCGCGGCCGCCTCCCCGTCTCTCCCCGCCCCCTCTCCGGGCCGCTCCTTGTATGGTCTGCGCGCCGCGCTCTCcccgccctctccctccctccgtcTTCCCTGCGTCCCTCCCCGCCCGGCTGGACCGGGACGCAGAGTCCGCGGACTCGGCTGCGAGGCGGCCCCTGGCAGACGCGGCGCGCACGCTCCGGCCCGCGGTGAGGCGCGGGGAGCCGCCCGGCGGCCGCCCACGGGGTCGGGGAGCCGGGGCGCCTAGGGGAGCCGGGCCGCGGCGCCGCGGGCGGGGGGTTCGGTCCTCAGCCGGGCTCGGCGCTGCGTAACCCcggcaccccccgccccccgcagccCGGCCTGGCCATGGCGGCCCCCCGCCCGCCTCGCGCGATCTCCGTCTCGGCTCCGGTGTTTTACGCCCCGCAGAAGAAGTTCGCCCCGGTGGTGGCCCCGAAGCCCAAAGTGAATCCTTTCCGGCCCGGCGACAGCGAGCCGCCTCCGGCCGCTGGGGCCCAGCGCGCACAGATGGGCCGGGTGGGCGAGATCCCCCCGCCGCCCCCAGAAGGTAGGTGGCCGAGCTTGGGGACTGGACCTCGGCGGGCGCCGGCCTAAGGGGGGAGGGGTTTCGGGAATTCGGGGGATGTCTGGAAAGGTTGCGGCGGAGGGGGCTGGGCGCAGACACCCAGTCCCGAGCAGATGTTCTTAGCTCATCGCCGAGCTCGTGGCTGGGAGCCAGGGCTCCTGGGACAGTTCCAAGTCCCCTCGcctgggggtgggaggcgggAATGTGGGGCACGAATGTTCCCCTCTGGGTCCGTTTTCCGAAGTGAAATGGGAGAAGCACCCCTCCTTTCCCGACCCGGGGCTCTCAGGGCGCCCTGCGagcactgccccccaccccctttaCTTTCTTTCCCGTATGCTTCGGGACCTTCGAGAGACTTCTTGGGTTAGAGGTTAGGGGTTAGAACCGCTTCTTCAAGGAGGGGAACTTGATGAAGGGTCGGGGGGCCCCTGCTGACCGCCCTCCGTCTCCTTCCAATCCCAGACTTTCCCTTACCGCCTCCTCCGGTGGTCGGGGAGGCAGACGACGCCGAGGGCGCCCTGGGAGGTGCCTTCCCACCTCCGCCGCCCCCGATCGACGAACCGTTTCCCCCCGCGCCTTTGGAGGAGGAGATCTTCCCTTCCCCACCGCCCCCGCTAGTGGAGGAGGGAGGTCCCGAGGCTCCCACCCAGTTCCCATCGCAGGTACGGAGGCCCGGGAGGGGCAGCCTCAGCGGTCACATCCCCAGGGAAGAAGAAGGAGGGTCCTTTTCCGTCGACTTTGGCGGCATCTCTGCCCTCCGGGATGGCGGGGTGGCGGTGGGGAACTGGGATGGGGCGCTCTGACCCCTGCCCCTCTAGCCCAGGGAGAAGGTGAGCAGTATTGATCTGGAGATCGACTCCTTGTCTTCGCTGCTGGATGACATGACCAAGAACGATCCCTTCAAAGCCCGGGTAAGGGGCTGGAGAGCAGGGAAGGCAGGCCAGGGAGGAAGGGCGTGGGGCTGGAACTCCCGCCGAGGGCCACAGCCTCCTCTAAGGCacttctcttccctctgcctccctTCGCAGGTGTCATCTGGATATGTACCCCCGCCGGTCACCACTCCATTCATTTCCAAGTCCAATACTAAGCCTTCAACGGGGGGCACCGCACCCCTGCCTCCCTGGAAGTCCCCTTCTAGCTCCCAGCCTGTGTCCCAGGCTCAACCTCAGAGCCAGAcacagttccatgtccagtcccagccccaggccaaaccccaggcccctccccagcctgtgCCTTTGGCCACCACCCAGCCTCGAGGGCCCCTAGCTCCATCTCCAGCCCCTAAGTTTTCCCCGGTGACTCCCAAGTTTACCCCTGTGGCTTCCAAGTTCAGCCCTGGAGCCCCAGGTGGACCCGGGTCCCAGCCCCATCAGAAGCTGGGGCCCCCTGAAGCTCCCTCTTCCACTGGCACCGGCTCCCCTCAGCCCCCAAGCTTTACCTATGCTCAGCAGAAGGAGAAGCCCCAAGTGCAGGAGAAGCAGCACCCAGTGCCCCCACCGACTCAAAACCAAAACCAGGTGAGGGATGCAGGGAGAATGGGCTGATTCCCCAGGGGCTGGAGGCCAGGGAGTCAGGAAGACCGGTCTGAGCCCTGGGGGCTGGAGGCTGGGCTAAATCCAGGATCCTGAGCCTGAGTCGGGTGAGGGGTGGTGAGATCGTTTTCAGCCTCTAGGGTTGGATGGTGGAGAAAGTGCTTTTGggggaagagcctggcagggtctgAGGCTGGGTGGGGCCTGACTGGGAGTGAGGTGAGCAGCACAGACTCTGAGTTAGGGGGAGGATTTTGTGCACCTTCCCCTGTGCCCTGCCCCAGAAAGTTAAAGAGAGGGATGAGATCATCAGCGGTCCAACTTCAGATATTCCCCTTTCTTGGATTCTTGAGTTAATCTCTGCTCTGCTACGCGCTTTCCCTGCCCGAGGGCCCATCTGGTGATAAGAGCCACTGGCAATAAACGCTGGTAAACACTGGCTGAGGCAGCCAGCTACTgctcagtgccaggcactgtgctctgTACTCGGGAGGAAAGAGACCTCAGAGAGCTTGAGCCTAAGGGAGTCAGTGGACCTGTAACCATTCCTCGCTCACAAGACCCCAGGCAAGTTAGGTGAACTTTGAGCCTCTGTTCGCTATCTACCTTCACAAAGGTGATGAGGATTACCTGAGCCAGAGCTGATGCTGGGGGTCTGCATCAAGCACATGAATGCTCAAGGTAGAAAAGTTATCACTCCTGTCTGACCATTCCTGCCTTGCAGTTCAGGAGACTGATCTTCTGGGTTTAAGGTGTCTTGCCAGATACCTGGTCCAAACATCCATGAAGTTAACTGACAGCATggatttctgtgtatgtgtgtgtgtgtgtgtgtgtgtgtgtgcaaggcacagtgtaggaagagatgcCAAGTGCCAATGAGTTTTGCAGAATTTGGTTGTTACAGGAACTCCAAACAGGGAGCCAGTGTGGAGGCTGGCACATTAGGAAAAGGCATCGGGTGCTGGTATGCCTTTAATGATGGCAGGATTTTAGAatccagagaggagagggaagggcaTTCCAGTGGGAACAGCATGAGCAAAACTCAAGGGCACAGATATACCAGGGGTGTCTGGAGGACAGAACGTGGAAGGCCCCTGGGGGGAAATTTTAGAGCTGTACTTAGAGGTGGGTGGGGATTTGCGGGGGGGGCAGCAAGGATGAAATAGTGCACCCAGGAAGCCTGGGGGTCCTGGAGAGGCAGGAGTGTTGTCTGAGCAGAGGTGTGGCTGCGTCTGGAGGTTTTGGGGCAAGTTTTTCCAGCAGAGGTGTGGACTAGATGCAAAGGTCAATGACGCATGGGGGTGCGCTCCTGGGTGATGGTAACATTGGCAGAAATGAGAAATATGGCCCAGATCAGAGAGCTCTTATAAAGGAAGCGCCTCCAGGCTTACTGGCTGATAAGGAGTTGGAagaggatgggagaggagttaaacaaacaaaaaaaaagcccgGATGTGTTGGGGAATGACAGCGTTGCTGACAAAATAGAGAAGTCCAGAAGGGGAAATGGTGTGGACAGGAAGGGGAGGGTCCGGCTGTTAGCATGTTGAGCAACGGGTTCCAGGAGGATCTCCTCTCAGCTGGAACTGTCATTCAGTCAGAAATGGGGGGACGGGTGGCAGGAGAGGGCCAGGGCGAGGTGTGTGAACGCACGGCGGTCGTGGTTGGTCGTGGGCGGTCGTGGGCGGTGACAACTGCAGCCCAGGGGCGGC contains:
- the ZYX gene encoding zyxin, with translation MAAPRPPRAISVSAPVFYAPQKKFAPVVAPKPKVNPFRPGDSEPPPAAGAQRAQMGRVGEIPPPPPEDFPLPPPPVVGEADDAEGALGGAFPPPPPPIDEPFPPAPLEEEIFPSPPPPLVEEGGPEAPTQFPSQPREKVSSIDLEIDSLSSLLDDMTKNDPFKARVSSGYVPPPVTTPFISKSNTKPSTGGTAPLPPWKSPSSSQPVSQAQPQSQTQFHVQSQPQAKPQAPPQPVPLATTQPRGPLAPSPAPKFSPVTPKFTPVASKFSPGAPGGPGSQPHQKLGPPEAPSSTGTGSPQPPSFTYAQQKEKPQVQEKQHPVPPPTQNQNQVRPAGAPGPLTLKEVEELEQLTQKLMQDMEHPQKQSVPINESCGRCHQPLARSQPAVRALGQLFHITCFTCRQCEQQLQGQQFYSLEGAPYCEGCYTDTLEKCSTCGQPITDRMLRATGKAYHPQCFTCVVCACPLEGTSFIVDQANRPHCVPDYHKQYAPRCSVCAEPIMPEPGREETVRVVALDKNFHMKCYKCEDCGKPLSIEADDNGCFPLDGHVLCRKCHTARA
- the ZYX gene encoding zyxin isoform X1; this translates as MPQRIAEPGLAMAAPRPPRAISVSAPVFYAPQKKFAPVVAPKPKVNPFRPGDSEPPPAAGAQRAQMGRVGEIPPPPPEDFPLPPPPVVGEADDAEGALGGAFPPPPPPIDEPFPPAPLEEEIFPSPPPPLVEEGGPEAPTQFPSQPREKVSSIDLEIDSLSSLLDDMTKNDPFKARVSSGYVPPPVTTPFISKSNTKPSTGGTAPLPPWKSPSSSQPVSQAQPQSQTQFHVQSQPQAKPQAPPQPVPLATTQPRGPLAPSPAPKFSPVTPKFTPVASKFSPGAPGGPGSQPHQKLGPPEAPSSTGTGSPQPPSFTYAQQKEKPQVQEKQHPVPPPTQNQNQVRPAGAPGPLTLKEVEELEQLTQKLMQDMEHPQKQSVPINESCGRCHQPLARSQPAVRALGQLFHITCFTCRQCEQQLQGQQFYSLEGAPYCEGCYTDTLEKCSTCGQPITDRMLRATGKAYHPQCFTCVVCACPLEGTSFIVDQANRPHCVPDYHKQYAPRCSVCAEPIMPEPGREETVRVVALDKNFHMKCYKCEDCGKPLSIEADDNGCFPLDGHVLCRKCHTARA